One window from the genome of Fibrobacter sp. encodes:
- a CDS encoding Crp/Fnr family transcriptional regulator: MVDATILGLLKGVELFSELTEEQIGMLADLVVSQNFNRDETVVLEGDDSVQALYLIASGSVQVYMTGVDGRETILSFLERGDFFGEMSLIDGEPRSASVRTVTDAQMLIIHRESFLKLIRQSPEIAMGLLSELSKRLRKANRQIGSLSTMSVSGRVAGTLLNLMEERGVRIHTDNGNMVTVIHNRPTQQQLADMSGTTRETVSRICSLLVKTNAIAMTGKDIVIFDEGALQEKATKG, translated from the coding sequence ATGGTGGACGCCACTATTCTTGGACTGCTGAAAGGAGTCGAGCTCTTCTCGGAACTGACCGAAGAGCAAATTGGGATGCTCGCCGATCTGGTGGTGTCTCAGAACTTCAACCGCGACGAGACTGTCGTGCTCGAGGGTGACGATTCGGTACAGGCCCTGTACCTTATCGCTTCGGGCTCGGTGCAGGTCTACATGACCGGCGTCGACGGCCGCGAGACGATTCTCAGTTTCTTGGAACGTGGCGACTTCTTCGGTGAGATGTCGCTCATCGACGGCGAGCCGAGGTCTGCCTCGGTGCGTACCGTGACCGATGCGCAGATGCTCATCATCCACCGCGAGTCCTTCCTCAAGCTCATCCGCCAGTCCCCCGAGATTGCGATGGGTCTCCTGAGCGAACTCAGCAAGCGCCTGCGCAAGGCGAACCGCCAGATCGGGTCCTTGTCCACGATGTCCGTGAGCGGGCGCGTGGCGGGCACGCTTTTGAACCTCATGGAAGAACGCGGCGTGCGCATCCATACCGACAACGGCAACATGGTGACGGTCATCCACAACCGCCCGACCCAGCAGCAGCTGGCCGACATGTCGGGTACGACCCGCGAGACCGTGAGCCGCATCTGCTCCTTGCTGGTGAAGACGAACGCGATTGCCATGACCGGCAAGGACATCGTCATCTTCGACGAAGGCGCTCTGCAGGAAAAGGCTACCAAGGGGTAG